The proteins below are encoded in one region of Campylobacter rectus:
- a CDS encoding toxic anion resistance protein produces the protein MNQPQIAKTPQDVVALLIEKRKEFNDPKEFIVSFGKDELGEFEKLNSDMDMKVGDLLSMSQSVGSSVGESLKSVKKYSAELIKASDKIKEGGLGAKFINFLLGKDLAAELASKYQSVSSLFEEITANLKHSINVLEARNAEISEKQKELSLIIESLKGKIEILSKTDELIENLAANQTDEEQKKFLLEEALFYIRMHLQNLQQVLVVMQQSLANYATIKHNNSLLSFATQNTITTSITALKTNVYIASAAQEGKKQLKAVSEMDKLASDVILKNAQDVNDTATDVMAKVAGGALDNQNLEKAINLMIDSLDKIENFKNEALPKMKENIAKIAQMSKTLESKVNKLEKIEQSDIYSIE, from the coding sequence GTGAATCAACCCCAGATCGCTAAAACGCCTCAAGACGTCGTCGCTCTACTCATCGAAAAAAGGAAAGAATTTAACGATCCGAAAGAATTTATCGTATCGTTTGGCAAGGACGAACTGGGCGAGTTTGAAAAGCTAAACAGCGATATGGATATGAAGGTCGGCGACCTGCTTAGTATGAGCCAAAGCGTGGGAAGCTCGGTCGGCGAGTCGCTAAAGTCGGTCAAAAAATACTCCGCCGAGCTCATCAAGGCAAGCGATAAGATAAAAGAGGGCGGACTGGGTGCGAAATTTATAAATTTCTTGCTCGGTAAAGACCTGGCCGCCGAACTAGCTAGCAAATATCAAAGCGTGTCAAGCTTGTTTGAAGAGATCACGGCAAATTTAAAGCACTCGATAAATGTTTTAGAAGCTAGAAACGCCGAAATATCCGAGAAGCAAAAGGAACTCTCGCTCATCATCGAAAGCCTAAAAGGCAAGATAGAAATTTTAAGCAAAACAGACGAGCTCATCGAAAATTTAGCGGCAAATCAAACGGACGAAGAGCAGAAAAAATTTCTCCTCGAAGAGGCGCTATTTTACATCCGTATGCATCTGCAAAATTTGCAACAAGTGCTCGTGGTGATGCAGCAAAGCCTCGCAAACTACGCCACTATCAAGCACAATAACTCGCTTTTAAGTTTCGCCACGCAAAACACGATCACCACTAGCATCACCGCGCTAAAAACCAACGTCTATATCGCAAGCGCCGCACAGGAAGGCAAAAAGCAGCTAAAGGCCGTTTCCGAGATGGACAAGCTAGCTAGCGACGTCATCCTAAAAAACGCGCAGGATGTAAATGATACGGCAACAGACGTGATGGCAAAGGTCGCAGGCGGCGCGCTGGATAACCAAAACCTTGAAAAAGCGATAAATTTGATGATAGATTCGCTAGATAAGATAGAAAATTTCAAAAACGAGGCGCTGCCGAAGATGAAAGAAAATATCGCTAAAATCGCGCAGATGAGTAAGACGCTGGAAAGCAAGGTAAATAAGCTCGAAAAGATCGAGCAAAGCGACATATATAGCATCGAATAG
- a CDS encoding OB-fold-containig protein, translated as MDQILALLGNNLIFSVPLAIVTVFTLLEIVLIVTGFSLLEPLNGLFDGVDGIDAPGTELLAWANKGGVPSTVFYGILFMSFGACGLFVVSVFYGSASPAWYMSAVIAVVSFFAALAWTRWVSLLAAKYLPQVQSAAFSKKELLGCECEVKDYKITKEQGGDVKVTGKNGKERFVFARAADENELVKGDVALIVKIDKNNFYIKKK; from the coding sequence ATGGATCAAATTTTGGCGCTTCTTGGCAATAACCTAATCTTTTCCGTTCCGCTGGCTATCGTTACGGTTTTTACTCTGCTTGAGATTGTTTTGATTGTGACTGGATTTTCCTTGCTTGAGCCGCTAAACGGTCTGTTTGACGGGGTGGATGGTATCGACGCGCCCGGTACCGAACTGCTGGCGTGGGCAAACAAAGGCGGCGTGCCTAGCACCGTTTTTTACGGGATCTTGTTTATGAGTTTTGGCGCGTGCGGGCTTTTTGTCGTTAGCGTTTTTTACGGCTCCGCCTCGCCTGCGTGGTATATGAGCGCGGTTATCGCCGTAGTTTCGTTTTTCGCCGCTTTGGCTTGGACTAGATGGGTGAGCTTGCTTGCGGCAAAATACCTGCCTCAGGTGCAAAGCGCGGCCTTTAGCAAAAAAGAGCTTCTTGGCTGCGAATGCGAAGTAAAGGACTATAAAATAACCAAAGAACAAGGCGGCGACGTCAAGGTCACTGGTAAAAACGGTAAGGAGCGTTTCGTCTTTGCGCGGGCTGCGGATGAAAATGAGCTTGTAAAAGGCGATGTCGCGCTTATCGTTAAGATCGATAAAAATAACTTTTACATCAAGAAAAAATAA
- a CDS encoding flotillin family protein: MNFDGMTSLAVFVGIGLFSIIILGIVFSRLYRKTTKELTFVRTGFGGEKVVVDGGALILPILHDYIDINMQSMKVTVARSKSDSFITKDRMRVDITADFYIRVGEDRESISRAAQTLGKKTIDLRELTGLIEGKLIATLRSVASSMEMKELHEKRDEFSSQVKNAIEADLSKNGLQLESVSLTSLDQTAKEFFNENNAFDAEGLTSLTQTIEERKKLRNDIERSTEVQIAQKNYETQSEKFEIQRKQAEAEATQQTKIANFQAEQEALRAKEAESRRKEAEEAKIVANKAIEEAQINKAKAIKETEIEKEKALEIATQNKNIEIAKKNQEVEEVRIAAHKAIEQAEIEKAKTIETVEVQKARVVKEAEIEKEKVIELANQSKNIEIAKKVEEEAVAKTLANEKKALEAASLEKIKTASEIEQAERIKKLALIEAQQDAEQLSIEKTVAAKAEKEAEENLAEAAKIKAMGTSEALKIKATAEAEAIKITAEANRLNYEVEAKGKTEINNAENIVSAAILENRFKLALIEFMPQIIAQVVKPAEKIDSIKIVQMAGLGGANQGGAGSNTNGGVSNTGASLSDQIVNASLNYKVNAPIIDDLMKQVGIDLNGGIQNIASPLLSGCEKPKDASNLSSKETEKSNVSNEQKEGKKK; this comes from the coding sequence ATGAATTTTGACGGGATGACTTCTTTGGCCGTATTTGTCGGCATAGGACTCTTTTCTATCATTATCTTGGGTATCGTCTTTTCAAGGCTTTACCGAAAAACGACAAAGGAGCTTACGTTCGTGCGAACGGGCTTTGGCGGCGAAAAGGTCGTCGTAGACGGCGGTGCGCTGATACTGCCGATACTGCATGATTATATCGACATAAATATGCAGTCGATGAAGGTCACGGTAGCTCGCTCTAAAAGCGATAGCTTCATAACCAAAGATAGGATGCGCGTGGATATCACGGCTGATTTTTATATCAGAGTGGGCGAGGATAGAGAGTCTATCTCTCGCGCGGCGCAGACGCTGGGTAAAAAAACGATCGATCTGCGCGAGCTAACCGGGCTGATAGAAGGCAAGCTCATCGCCACGCTCCGTTCGGTGGCAAGCTCGATGGAGATGAAAGAACTGCACGAAAAAAGGGATGAATTTAGCTCGCAGGTCAAAAACGCTATCGAAGCCGATCTATCTAAAAACGGCCTTCAACTAGAGTCCGTCTCTCTCACGTCGCTAGATCAAACGGCTAAAGAGTTTTTTAACGAAAACAACGCCTTTGACGCTGAGGGCTTGACCAGCTTAACGCAGACTATCGAGGAGCGCAAAAAGCTACGAAACGATATCGAGCGCTCGACTGAGGTGCAAATCGCGCAGAAAAACTACGAAACGCAGTCGGAGAAATTTGAAATCCAAAGAAAACAAGCCGAGGCTGAAGCCACGCAACAAACTAAGATAGCGAATTTCCAAGCCGAGCAAGAAGCGCTAAGAGCAAAAGAAGCCGAAAGTAGGCGCAAGGAGGCCGAAGAAGCCAAGATCGTCGCAAACAAAGCCATCGAAGAGGCGCAGATAAACAAAGCAAAGGCTATCAAAGAAACCGAGATCGAAAAGGAAAAAGCCCTCGAAATCGCCACTCAAAACAAAAACATCGAGATAGCCAAGAAAAATCAAGAGGTTGAAGAGGTCAGGATCGCCGCTCACAAAGCCATCGAACAAGCTGAAATCGAAAAGGCCAAAACCATAGAAACGGTCGAGGTGCAAAAGGCCAGAGTTGTCAAAGAAGCCGAGATAGAAAAGGAAAAGGTCATTGAGCTGGCAAATCAGAGCAAAAATATCGAAATCGCTAAAAAGGTCGAAGAAGAAGCCGTGGCTAAAACCCTAGCCAACGAGAAAAAGGCGCTAGAAGCCGCGTCGCTGGAAAAGATCAAAACCGCCTCCGAAATAGAACAGGCCGAGCGTATCAAAAAGCTAGCTCTAATCGAAGCACAGCAAGATGCCGAGCAGCTATCTATCGAGAAAACCGTCGCCGCAAAGGCTGAAAAAGAGGCCGAGGAAAACCTAGCCGAAGCTGCTAAAATCAAAGCGATGGGCACAAGCGAAGCGCTAAAGATCAAAGCTACCGCAGAAGCCGAAGCCATAAAGATAACGGCTGAAGCCAACAGGCTAAACTACGAGGTCGAGGCTAAGGGTAAAACCGAGATAAATAACGCCGAAAACATCGTCTCGGCGGCGATTTTGGAAAATAGATTTAAGCTCGCCTTGATCGAGTTTATGCCGCAAATCATCGCCCAGGTCGTAAAACCCGCAGAGAAAATCGACTCTATCAAAATCGTGCAAATGGCGGGCCTTGGCGGTGCAAATCAGGGCGGCGCCGGCTCAAATACTAACGGCGGCGTTAGCAACACGGGCGCATCGCTCTCCGATCAAATCGTAAATGCGTCTTTAAACTATAAAGTAAATGCGCCCATAATCGACGATCTAATGAAGCAAGTAGGCATAGATCTAAACGGTGGAATACAAAATATCGCTTCGCCCTTGCTAAGCGGCTGCGAAAAACCTAAAGACGCGTCAAATTTGAGCTCAAAAGAGACCGAGAAATCTAACGTCTCAAATGAGCAAAAAGAGGGGAAGAAAAAGTAA
- a CDS encoding MoaD/ThiS family protein, with amino-acid sequence MVEIEFLGPIKMHNLKLEAANLSEVKEKLSEYAELGEWLKICAVAVNDEIASSLDAPLKDGDKISILPPVCGG; translated from the coding sequence ATGGTAGAAATCGAGTTTTTGGGCCCGATAAAGATGCATAATTTAAAACTGGAAGCGGCAAATTTAAGCGAAGTAAAAGAAAAACTAAGCGAATACGCGGAACTTGGCGAGTGGCTAAAAATCTGCGCCGTCGCCGTAAACGACGAGATAGCAAGCTCTCTTGACGCGCCGCTAAAAGACGGGGATAAAATTTCCATTTTACCGCCGGTTTGCGGAGGTTAA
- the yedE gene encoding YedE family putative selenium transporter, translating to MNFSNSKWFIASGAALGALGALLAYFGNPGNMGVCAACFLRDTAGAFGFHRAGVVQYVRPEIIGLILGGFLASVLWTKEFGATTGSSPFVRFFLGFFAMIGCLVFLGCPWRAFLRLGGGDMTAVAGFVGIFAGVCAGVFFKKLGYGLTNETKTQAAIGVLPTVMGILLLAALAFGLKLGENGALFSSAKGPGSMHAPILISLGFSIVVGALMHKSKFCSVGAFGRLFKKDFSMFTGIVSIVVFASVVNLALGQYKFGFEGQPIAHNDVLWNFLSMTLAGLCFSLSEGCPGKHLVQMGTGNLSSVIFVIGMTAGAAVAHNFLLASSPSGITAAAPWAVAMGFVFAVYVGFFHKKAA from the coding sequence ATGAATTTTTCAAACTCAAAATGGTTTATCGCCTCAGGTGCGGCGCTCGGCGCTCTGGGTGCGCTGCTTGCGTATTTTGGCAACCCCGGCAATATGGGCGTTTGCGCGGCTTGCTTTTTGCGCGATACGGCGGGAGCGTTCGGCTTTCACCGCGCCGGAGTCGTGCAGTACGTGCGCCCGGAGATCATCGGGCTTATTTTGGGCGGCTTTTTAGCCAGCGTGCTTTGGACGAAGGAGTTTGGCGCGACCACGGGCTCGTCGCCTTTCGTGCGCTTTTTTCTCGGATTTTTCGCGATGATCGGCTGCCTCGTGTTTTTGGGCTGCCCGTGGAGAGCGTTTTTGCGTCTTGGCGGCGGCGATATGACGGCGGTTGCGGGATTTGTCGGGATTTTTGCGGGCGTGTGCGCGGGCGTATTTTTCAAAAAGCTCGGCTACGGCCTCACGAATGAGACTAAAACCCAGGCCGCGATAGGCGTTTTGCCGACGGTTATGGGTATTTTGCTGCTTGCTGCACTTGCGTTTGGACTAAAGCTCGGCGAAAACGGCGCGCTTTTTAGCTCTGCCAAAGGCCCCGGCTCCATGCACGCTCCGATCCTGATCTCGCTTGGTTTTAGCATCGTAGTGGGCGCGCTAATGCACAAAAGTAAATTTTGCAGCGTCGGGGCGTTTGGTAGGCTTTTCAAAAAGGATTTCTCGATGTTTACGGGGATCGTCAGCATCGTGGTCTTTGCTAGCGTCGTAAATTTGGCGCTCGGGCAGTATAAATTCGGCTTTGAGGGCCAGCCTATCGCACACAACGACGTGCTTTGGAACTTCCTTAGTATGACGCTGGCCGGGCTTTGCTTTAGCCTGAGCGAAGGCTGCCCCGGCAAGCATCTCGTGCAAATGGGCACGGGCAATCTAAGCTCCGTTATATTTGTCATCGGTATGACCGCAGGCGCGGCCGTAGCGCACAACTTCTTGCTCGCCAGCTCGCCGAGCGGCATAACGGCGGCGGCTCCGTGGGCGGTGGCGATGGGGTTTGTTTTTGCGGTTTATGTGGGATTTTTTCACAAAAAAGCCGCTTGA
- the selD gene encoding selenide, water dikinase SelD, translating to MIYNDKRLTKFVRAAGUAAKLDPSGLNKTIGDLNLAHPNLLSNIGTNEDASVFKITDDIALVQTLDFITPVADDPFIFGQIAAANSLSDVFAMGGRVLNALNIVGFDSCNLSGEILGEILRGGQDKVAECGGVIVGGHTIETQQMYYGLSVTGVVSPNSFWSNNTAREGDALILTKPLGTGILSTAIKADLLNLTQIEQAVETMRQLNFYAVGALKGINVTAATDVTGFGFLGHLSEMLNDKIGFEIYADNVPVIAAAREFADMGIIPEGSYKNREFACKFVSGDADILLYDAQTSGGLLLAVPQSEANLALSRLKEAGYESSAIVGIAKKRGEYGINLR from the coding sequence ATGATTTATAACGACAAACGTCTCACGAAATTCGTCCGAGCGGCGGGTTGAGCGGCCAAGCTTGACCCGTCGGGTCTAAACAAAACTATCGGCGATTTAAATTTAGCTCACCCAAATTTGCTCTCAAACATCGGCACGAACGAAGACGCGAGCGTCTTTAAGATCACGGACGACATCGCGCTCGTTCAGACGCTGGACTTTATCACGCCGGTGGCGGACGATCCGTTTATATTCGGTCAGATCGCAGCCGCAAACAGCCTAAGCGACGTGTTTGCGATGGGCGGCAGGGTGCTAAACGCGCTAAATATCGTCGGTTTTGACAGCTGCAACCTAAGCGGCGAAATTTTGGGCGAAATTTTGCGCGGCGGACAGGATAAAGTCGCCGAATGCGGCGGAGTGATCGTGGGCGGACACACGATAGAGACGCAGCAGATGTATTACGGACTTAGCGTCACGGGCGTCGTTTCGCCAAACTCTTTTTGGTCAAACAACACCGCGCGAGAGGGCGACGCGCTCATACTTACAAAGCCGCTGGGAACGGGCATTTTAAGCACGGCGATCAAGGCCGATCTGCTAAATTTAACCCAAATCGAGCAGGCCGTCGAGACGATGCGGCAGTTAAATTTCTACGCCGTGGGCGCGCTAAAAGGCATCAACGTAACGGCGGCGACCGACGTCACGGGATTTGGCTTTTTAGGGCATTTAAGCGAAATGCTAAACGATAAAATAGGCTTTGAAATTTACGCGGATAACGTGCCCGTAATAGCGGCTGCGCGCGAGTTTGCCGATATGGGTATCATCCCCGAGGGCAGCTACAAAAACCGCGAATTTGCGTGCAAATTCGTTAGCGGCGATGCGGATATCTTGCTTTACGACGCGCAGACTTCTGGCGGATTACTGCTCGCAGTTCCGCAAAGCGAGGCAAATTTGGCTCTGTCTCGTCTAAAAGAGGCGGGTTACGAGAGCTCGGCGATCGTGGGTATAGCTAAAAAACGCGGCGAATACGGCATAAATTTACGCTAA
- a CDS encoding tetratricopeptide repeat protein has protein sequence MKKVILCLVAACSLVSAAMFNEAQIREFEQKCEAGDAIICGSVGISYYMGDNGFTKDYEKAAKFFAKACDGNNYKTCSNLGFMYSTGQGVVINPDKAAELYVKACEGGDVFGCQNVGAMYLKGQGVKADAIKGLGYIKIACDKGLWGACSNFALANELIGQKTKSEASFKTAKEYFKKACNLGKNDRSAQVIEEQKKIWLQACEKYEALRKQNY, from the coding sequence ATGAAAAAAGTAATTTTATGTTTGGTTGCGGCGTGTTCTTTGGTCTCTGCCGCTATGTTTAACGAGGCTCAGATACGTGAATTTGAGCAAAAGTGCGAGGCCGGAGACGCTATTATATGCGGTAGCGTCGGGATATCGTACTATATGGGCGATAACGGTTTTACGAAAGATTACGAAAAAGCTGCGAAATTTTTTGCGAAAGCTTGCGACGGAAATAACTACAAAACCTGCTCGAATCTCGGGTTTATGTATTCTACCGGCCAAGGCGTCGTTATAAACCCTGATAAAGCCGCGGAGTTATACGTCAAGGCTTGCGAGGGCGGAGACGTTTTTGGTTGCCAAAACGTCGGGGCTATGTATCTTAAGGGCCAGGGCGTAAAAGCAGACGCCATAAAAGGGTTAGGCTATATAAAAATAGCTTGTGATAAAGGACTTTGGGGTGCTTGCTCAAATTTTGCGCTTGCTAACGAGCTTATCGGTCAAAAAACCAAGTCGGAAGCATCTTTTAAAACAGCCAAAGAATACTTTAAAAAAGCATGCAATCTGGGCAAAAACGACCGCAGCGCGCAGGTTATTGAGGAGCAAAAGAAGATATGGCTACAAGCGTGCGAGAAATACGAGGCTCTAAGAAAACAAAACTATTAA
- a CDS encoding formate dehydrogenase subunit gamma codes for MTRIFSLLSVFACWAFAIEASPSTNQYQSNIWAAGRIENIKPYEDGLGPIFTFLQGNDYFAIAALSLIFAVIGAFILHFLIIGPKHFSHDGNKVYAFNMIERVSHGAAAIAWMILIPTGVIMMWGAELGGGAFVRFCKDIHGLATILFAVSVPPMLIAWTVRMLPVVYDIRWMLIVGGYLSKVKRPVPAGKFNAGQKAWYWVAIPGGIVMILTGAAMFFLDFRTPDVATWLGVSQIEVLRASALIHNVLGIVCAVFFLVHIYMAAIAIHGAIWSMITGYKEEEEVYVLHHYWYQELISKNKIPVSEYEKTYAKLK; via the coding sequence ATGACGAGAATTTTTAGTTTGCTTTCGGTTTTCGCCTGTTGGGCCTTCGCTATCGAGGCGAGTCCTAGCACAAACCAATACCAGAGCAATATCTGGGCTGCTGGTAGAATCGAAAACATTAAGCCTTACGAAGACGGTTTGGGGCCGATTTTCACGTTTCTTCAAGGCAACGACTACTTCGCCATAGCGGCTTTGTCGCTTATTTTTGCAGTCATCGGCGCATTCATTTTGCACTTTTTGATCATCGGACCGAAACACTTCAGCCACGACGGCAATAAGGTCTATGCGTTTAATATGATAGAGCGCGTATCTCACGGCGCTGCGGCGATCGCATGGATGATCCTCATACCGACCGGCGTCATTATGATGTGGGGCGCTGAGCTTGGCGGCGGCGCGTTTGTTAGATTTTGTAAGGACATCCACGGACTGGCGACGATTTTGTTTGCCGTTTCGGTACCTCCGATGCTGATAGCTTGGACTGTGAGGATGTTACCTGTTGTTTATGATATTAGATGGATGCTGATTGTGGGCGGATATCTATCAAAGGTTAAACGCCCTGTGCCTGCGGGTAAATTTAACGCCGGTCAAAAGGCGTGGTACTGGGTAGCGATCCCTGGCGGTATCGTAATGATACTAACAGGCGCTGCGATGTTTTTCCTTGACTTTAGAACCCCGGACGTTGCAACCTGGCTAGGCGTATCGCAGATCGAAGTTTTAAGAGCTTCCGCGCTTATTCATAACGTTCTTGGCATCGTTTGCGCGGTATTTTTCCTAGTGCACATATATATGGCGGCCATCGCGATACACGGCGCTATTTGGTCGATGATAACGGGCTATAAAGAAGAAGAAGAGGTCTACGTACTTCACCACTACTGGTACCAAGAGCTCATCTCTAAAAACAAAATCCCGGTATCTGAATACGAAAAAACTTACGCGAAATTAAAATAA
- the nspC gene encoding carboxynorspermidine decarboxylase, with product MNEILSKIKTPAYVCEEAKVRKNLEILKRVKDESGAKVLVALKGFAFSGVMGLVGEYLDGATCSGLYEAKFAAKYARGEIHTYSPAFKDEDIDEVLALSRHVVFNSFAQWAKFKQKALAAGVTCGLRVNPELSVAPTDAYNPCGRYSRLGITRANFDADALEGITGLHFHALCEESAQSLETVLMAFEEKFGEFIPRMKWVNFGGGHHVTKEGYDVDLLINLIKNFRAKYGVEVYIEPGEAVGWQTGFLAASVLDFVQNEKTIAILDVSAEAHMPDTVLMPYRPAVRGESKGGKFSYRFGGNTCLAGDIVGLDAGEPEYKFDAPLSVGDKVIFEDQIHYTIVKNTTFNGIKLPDLLLLKENGELVTVREFGFEEYERRN from the coding sequence ATGAACGAAATCTTAAGCAAAATAAAAACACCCGCCTACGTCTGCGAAGAGGCCAAGGTACGCAAAAATCTCGAAATTTTAAAACGCGTCAAGGATGAAAGCGGCGCAAAGGTGCTAGTCGCCCTAAAAGGCTTTGCATTTAGCGGCGTGATGGGGCTTGTCGGCGAATATCTAGACGGCGCAACGTGCAGCGGCCTATATGAGGCTAAATTTGCCGCAAAATACGCTCGAGGCGAGATTCACACGTATTCGCCGGCATTTAAAGACGAGGACATAGATGAGGTGCTAGCGCTCTCAAGGCACGTGGTTTTTAACTCCTTTGCGCAGTGGGCGAAATTTAAGCAAAAAGCCCTAGCCGCGGGCGTTACCTGCGGGCTTCGCGTAAATCCGGAGCTCTCCGTCGCGCCGACTGACGCTTATAACCCGTGCGGTCGCTATAGCCGCCTAGGCATCACTCGCGCAAATTTTGACGCAGACGCGCTTGAGGGTATCACGGGACTGCATTTTCACGCGCTTTGCGAGGAGAGCGCGCAGAGTCTGGAGACCGTGCTGATGGCGTTTGAGGAGAAATTCGGCGAGTTTATCCCGCGTATGAAGTGGGTAAATTTCGGCGGCGGACATCACGTGACAAAAGAGGGCTACGACGTAGACCTACTCATAAATTTGATCAAAAACTTCCGTGCAAAATACGGCGTCGAGGTCTATATCGAGCCCGGCGAAGCGGTGGGCTGGCAGACGGGATTTTTAGCCGCTTCGGTGCTTGATTTCGTACAAAACGAAAAAACCATAGCCATCCTAGACGTTTCAGCCGAGGCGCATATGCCCGATACCGTGCTGATGCCCTACCGACCGGCGGTGCGCGGCGAGAGCAAAGGCGGTAAATTTAGCTACCGTTTCGGCGGAAATACCTGTCTAGCGGGCGATATAGTGGGGCTTGACGCGGGCGAGCCCGAGTATAAATTTGACGCACCGCTAAGCGTGGGCGATAAGGTGATCTTTGAAGATCAGATCCACTACACGATCGTGAAAAACACGACCTTTAACGGCATCAAGCTGCCTGATTTGCTGCTTTTAAAAGAAAACGGCGAGCTTGTAACCGTGCGGGAATTTGGCTTTGAAGAGTACGAGAGGCGAAACTGA
- the yedF gene encoding sulfurtransferase-like selenium metabolism protein YedF produces MQIDCRNLACPEPVIRTKNALDGLRVGEKLEILVNSIAPKENISRFLKSQNVEFSVLQNGAETKITAVKGESKLELTNFDKFACEIMPKTKKTVVYLNEEYAGSGDVGVSLLAKFLGALLQVEKPEYVICVNNAVKMTTNRAHPSFKPLKDLEAAGVKILSCGSCLEAYKLVSDLSVGEMSNAYEVMQILTTHEQIKL; encoded by the coding sequence ATGCAAATCGATTGTAGAAATTTAGCTTGCCCGGAGCCGGTTATCAGGACGAAAAACGCACTTGACGGTTTAAGGGTCGGCGAAAAGCTTGAGATTTTAGTAAATTCCATCGCTCCCAAAGAAAATATCAGCCGTTTTTTAAAAAGCCAAAACGTCGAATTTAGCGTCCTGCAAAACGGTGCCGAGACAAAAATCACCGCCGTTAAGGGCGAATCCAAACTTGAGCTAACGAATTTTGACAAATTCGCCTGCGAGATCATGCCAAAGACTAAAAAAACAGTCGTTTATCTAAACGAAGAATACGCCGGAAGCGGCGACGTGGGCGTTAGCTTGCTAGCTAAATTTTTAGGCGCGCTTTTACAGGTAGAAAAACCAGAGTACGTCATTTGCGTAAATAACGCCGTCAAAATGACGACGAACCGCGCTCATCCGAGCTTTAAACCGCTTAAAGATTTAGAGGCTGCGGGCGTTAAAATTTTAAGCTGCGGCAGCTGCCTAGAGGCGTACAAGCTCGTAAGCGATCTAAGCGTCGGCGAGATGTCAAACGCATACGAAGTCATGCAAATTTTAACTACGCACGAGCAAATCAAACTATGA
- a CDS encoding molybdopterin synthase catalytic subunit — translation MQIFEGSLDAKAITNAWYDEFKDKNCGALITFTGIVREEGGISALSFDIYEPILRKWLAGWEQKAKDLGAYVLFAHSRGDVPVHESSYVAGVVSLQRKVALRLINEFVEDFKANAPIWKYDVIGGERIYAKERSQAIKGAGLLA, via the coding sequence ATGCAGATTTTTGAAGGAAGCCTCGACGCTAAAGCGATCACAAACGCTTGGTACGACGAGTTTAAGGACAAAAACTGCGGCGCTCTCATCACGTTTACCGGCATCGTGCGCGAGGAAGGTGGCATAAGCGCGCTTAGCTTTGACATCTACGAGCCGATCCTACGCAAATGGCTAGCAGGCTGGGAGCAAAAGGCAAAGGATCTAGGCGCATACGTGCTTTTTGCTCACTCGCGAGGAGACGTGCCGGTGCACGAGAGCTCCTACGTTGCAGGCGTCGTGAGCCTGCAAAGAAAGGTCGCCTTGCGGCTGATAAACGAGTTCGTCGAGGACTTTAAAGCCAACGCGCCGATCTGGAAATACGACGTCATAGGAGGCGAGCGCATCTACGCAAAAGAGCGCAGCCAAGCGATCAAAGGCGCCGGACTTTTAGCGTAG